One part of the Cyclobacteriaceae bacterium genome encodes these proteins:
- the cdaA gene encoding diadenylate cyclase CdaA: MILLFKIGFLDVTWVDLVDIGLVSILLYQVYKLIRGSIAVNIFLGILALYLIYLIVRAAQMELLATILGQFMGVGVLAMIILFQPEIRKFLLVIGRGTEFRDNFLKTLTNWRGDNNDETDVHQIIEACKTLKGTKTGALIVFSRDTALKFYAETGDPLDSEITKALILSIFNKSSPLHDGAIIVHKGRIKAARCVLPVSENDHLPAHFGMRHRAAVGMSESTDTLVLAISEETGRLILARNGKFLKALKLKQVEQKILAYLHNTEPTNWEESIPEVAETTPVKNGVKAD, from the coding sequence ATGATCTTACTTTTTAAAATTGGCTTTTTGGATGTTACGTGGGTTGACCTGGTGGATATTGGCCTGGTAAGTATTTTATTGTACCAGGTGTATAAACTTATTCGTGGAAGTATAGCAGTAAATATATTCCTGGGCATACTTGCACTCTATCTTATTTACCTGATTGTGCGTGCAGCACAAATGGAATTGCTCGCCACCATACTTGGCCAATTTATGGGCGTGGGTGTTTTGGCTATGATCATTCTCTTTCAGCCGGAGATCAGGAAATTTTTACTGGTGATTGGAAGAGGTACAGAGTTTCGTGATAATTTTTTGAAAACCTTAACCAATTGGAGGGGCGATAACAACGATGAAACCGATGTACACCAAATCATAGAAGCCTGCAAAACACTAAAGGGCACCAAGACTGGTGCGCTCATCGTTTTTTCACGCGACACTGCCTTAAAATTCTATGCCGAAACCGGTGATCCGCTGGACTCCGAAATCACGAAAGCATTGATCCTTTCCATTTTCAATAAATCCAGTCCGTTGCATGATGGCGCCATCATTGTACATAAAGGGCGCATTAAGGCCGCCCGATGTGTATTGCCCGTAAGTGAAAATGATCATTTGCCTGCCCATTTCGGGATGCGGCATCGGGCCGCTGTGGGCATGTCGGAAAGTACCGACACACTGGTGCTGGCCATATCGGAAGAGACCGGCCGACTAATACTTGCCCGTAATGGTAAATTCCTGAAGGCGCTCAAATTAAAGCAGGTGGAACAAAAAATATTAGCCTACCTGCACAACACCGAACCAACAAACTGGGAAGAATCGATACCCGAAGTTGCTGAAACAACGCCAGTGAAAAATGGTGTTAAGGCAGACTGA
- the kbl gene encoding glycine C-acetyltransferase — MYKKLKPVLEKELASIKEAGLFKKERIIISPQGAAIKIEAIGQGSKEVVNFCANNYLGLSSHPRVIEAAKRAIDTHGFGMSSVRFICGTQDIHKELERKISEFLHMEDTILYAAAFDANGGVFEPLLGAEDAIISDELNHASIIDGVRLCKAMRYRYRHNDMADLEKQLQDAKAAGAKQIMIVTDGAFSMDGTIAQLDKICDLADNYEALVMTDECHSTGFLGKTGRGVPEYRGVMDRVDIITGTLGKALGGASGGFTSGKKEIIELLRQRSRPYLFSNTLAPSIVGASIEVFNMLSETTALRDKLEQNTKYFRTEMTKAGFDIKPGEHPIVPIMLYEAPLAQKFAEKLLDKGIYVIGFFFPVVPKGKARIRVQLSAAHEKHHLDKAIAAFTEVGRELGVLK; from the coding sequence ATGTACAAGAAACTAAAACCTGTATTAGAAAAAGAACTGGCCTCCATTAAAGAAGCCGGATTGTTCAAGAAAGAACGCATTATTATTTCCCCGCAAGGGGCTGCTATAAAAATTGAAGCCATTGGGCAGGGTAGTAAGGAAGTGGTAAACTTCTGTGCCAACAATTACCTGGGCCTTTCATCGCATCCACGCGTCATTGAAGCAGCCAAGCGGGCTATTGATACGCACGGTTTCGGCATGTCATCGGTAAGGTTTATTTGTGGTACGCAGGATATTCACAAAGAATTGGAACGAAAAATTTCGGAGTTCCTTCACATGGAAGATACCATTTTATACGCTGCGGCTTTTGATGCCAACGGTGGTGTGTTTGAGCCGTTGCTGGGCGCTGAAGATGCCATCATCTCCGATGAATTGAACCACGCTTCAATTATTGATGGTGTTCGCTTATGCAAAGCCATGCGGTATCGGTACAGGCATAACGATATGGCCGATCTTGAAAAGCAACTTCAGGATGCAAAAGCTGCAGGTGCAAAACAAATTATGATTGTTACCGATGGTGCATTTTCAATGGATGGCACAATTGCCCAACTCGATAAAATTTGCGACCTGGCCGATAATTACGAAGCCTTGGTAATGACGGACGAATGTCATTCAACCGGGTTTCTTGGAAAAACCGGCAGGGGTGTTCCGGAATACCGAGGTGTGATGGATCGGGTAGATATCATTACCGGAACCTTGGGCAAAGCACTGGGTGGGGCATCGGGCGGTTTCACCTCCGGCAAAAAGGAGATAATAGAATTGCTTCGCCAGCGGTCGCGCCCGTATTTGTTTTCAAACACATTGGCTCCCTCCATTGTTGGTGCATCCATTGAAGTTTTTAACATGCTGTCAGAAACCACAGCATTACGCGATAAGCTTGAACAAAACACAAAGTATTTCCGCACCGAAATGACAAAAGCCGGTTTTGATATCAAGCCGGGCGAACATCCTATCGTACCAATCATGCTGTACGAAGCACCCCTGGCCCAAAAGTTTGCCGAAAAATTATTGGACAAGGGTATTTATGTCATTGGCTTTTTCTTCCCGGTGGTGCCTAAAGGTAAGGCACGCATACGGGTTCAGCTTTCTGCGGCACATGAAAAGCATCACCTCGATAAAGCTATTGCTGCGTTTACCGAAGTAGGCAGGGAGTTGGGTGTTTTGAAATAA
- a CDS encoding NAD-dependent epimerase/dehydratase family protein — protein sequence MKKHKILVIGAGGQLGSELTQGLWALYGKENVIATDIKDPQGILTQGNFEILDVLKQKPLFDFIKKNEITQVYHLAAVLSATGEKNPKFAWHLNMDGLVHVLDAAVEFNLDRVYWPSSIAAFGPTTPKQNTPQDTVMDPTTIYGISKQAGERWCDWYFRNKGVDVRSLRYPGLIGYKTKPGGGTTDYAVDIFFKALTDKKFECFLKEDTYLPMMYMDDAVKATLDLMEAPAEKIKVRSSYNISAMSFSPKEIAAEIKRHIPDFTITYNPDFRQGIAESWPQSIDDSSARRDWGWKHQFGLPEMTAEILTKLPELLAQEA from the coding sequence ATGAAGAAGCACAAAATATTAGTTATAGGCGCAGGTGGTCAGTTAGGTTCTGAACTTACCCAGGGGCTATGGGCTTTGTACGGAAAAGAAAATGTAATTGCCACGGACATAAAAGATCCACAGGGGATACTTACGCAAGGCAATTTTGAAATATTAGATGTATTGAAGCAAAAACCGTTGTTTGACTTCATCAAAAAAAATGAAATCACACAGGTATATCATTTGGCAGCAGTGCTTTCCGCCACGGGCGAAAAGAACCCAAAGTTTGCGTGGCACCTGAACATGGACGGGTTAGTGCATGTACTTGATGCTGCCGTAGAATTTAACCTTGACCGGGTGTATTGGCCCAGTTCCATTGCGGCCTTTGGCCCCACCACACCCAAACAAAATACACCCCAGGATACCGTAATGGATCCTACAACGATATATGGTATTAGTAAGCAAGCCGGTGAGCGCTGGTGCGATTGGTATTTTAGAAACAAAGGTGTAGACGTGCGTAGTTTACGCTACCCTGGGCTGATCGGCTACAAAACAAAACCCGGTGGCGGTACAACCGATTATGCCGTGGATATTTTTTTCAAAGCATTAACGGACAAAAAATTTGAATGCTTCCTGAAAGAAGATACGTACCTGCCCATGATGTACATGGACGATGCGGTGAAAGCAACCCTGGATTTAATGGAGGCTCCTGCCGAAAAAATAAAAGTACGTTCCAGCTACAACATTTCGGCCATGAGTTTTTCGCCCAAAGAAATTGCAGCCGAAATTAAAAGGCATATTCCTGACTTTACCATAACCTATAACCCCGATTTCAGGCAAGGCATTGCTGAAAGCTGGCCGCAATCTATTGACGATTCATCTGCCAGGAGAGACTGGGGTTGGAAACATCAATTCGGGTTACCGGAAATGACAGCAGAGATTTTAACAAAACTACCGGAGCTTCTCGCACAGGAAGCTTAA
- a CDS encoding T9SS type A sorting domain-containing protein: MKLTIKFFRPLNKIFWLPLLILAQVSFGQNYTSTNSGPWTTAANWNNTSGWGGATPPLTYTSGTINVNHNMTLASAASFGGTGFNVASGASITTSANFTFSNGTANVNGNISVSGNFTVSNGTTNIYGTVSTTGNFAVSGGATVNVYGTLIIAGNASLNANLRVHPGGKVIVEGSVTVVSSTYLTIGTAVAPPPYADMIIHQNLVQQSSGDVTINRNGRLAVFGNVTDSGGGGTFIQVNNGGQAYVHGNITYSGGGSSIQNNNTTNPYGLYVNGTATSSGGGGSVTANMGDQQTMKNTNPDFFTWVASQPNSPMPVTLLYFQIEKIDKGSVQLAWATTMEQDFNYFEIERSTNGMDFISIGKMAGAGYNTETIQPYGFTDSNPVMGSNYYRLKAVDLDGSFEYFNIVFAQIKTDKQLSIYPNPSDGDRVVIQLNFEPLQIAKIQVSDLTGAVVAEAMVTGMEVEFEFSNQLKPGIYMVSYYSLGFKHTERMLVRN, translated from the coding sequence ATGAAACTGACTATAAAATTCTTCCGTCCACTGAACAAAATTTTTTGGCTTCCACTTTTAATCCTTGCACAGGTTTCTTTCGGCCAGAACTACACCTCAACAAACAGCGGGCCCTGGACAACCGCAGCCAACTGGAACAATACCTCGGGCTGGGGCGGGGCAACACCCCCGCTTACATACACCTCTGGCACAATTAACGTTAACCATAACATGACCCTGGCCAGTGCGGCTTCATTTGGTGGTACAGGATTTAATGTTGCCTCAGGGGCAAGCATTACTACAAGTGCAAACTTTACTTTTTCTAACGGAACGGCCAATGTGAACGGTAATATTAGTGTTTCAGGTAATTTCACCGTATCGAACGGAACAACCAACATCTATGGCACGGTAAGCACCACCGGAAATTTTGCCGTGAGCGGAGGCGCCACGGTAAATGTTTACGGAACGCTGATTATTGCCGGCAATGCCAGCCTTAATGCGAATCTCCGGGTTCATCCTGGGGGTAAAGTAATTGTTGAGGGAAGCGTAACGGTAGTCAGTTCAACCTATCTGACTATCGGTACAGCTGTGGCTCCTCCACCATATGCCGATATGATTATCCACCAAAACCTGGTGCAGCAAAGCAGTGGTGATGTAACCATTAACCGCAATGGGCGTCTGGCTGTTTTCGGCAACGTGACCGACAGTGGAGGAGGAGGAACCTTTATACAGGTTAACAATGGCGGCCAGGCCTATGTGCATGGCAACATTACCTATTCGGGAGGCGGAAGCTCCATTCAAAATAATAATACTACAAATCCTTATGGCTTGTATGTAAACGGAACGGCAACCTCATCGGGAGGTGGTGGCTCTGTAACCGCAAACATGGGCGACCAGCAAACCATGAAAAACACCAATCCCGATTTTTTTACGTGGGTGGCCTCGCAACCCAACAGTCCAATGCCGGTAACCTTACTTTATTTTCAAATTGAAAAGATTGATAAGGGAAGTGTTCAGCTTGCGTGGGCTACTACAATGGAGCAGGACTTTAACTACTTTGAAATTGAGCGCTCAACCAACGGTATGGATTTTATTTCGATAGGGAAAATGGCCGGTGCAGGTTACAACACCGAAACAATACAGCCCTACGGATTTACCGATTCAAACCCGGTTATGGGTTCAAATTACTATCGATTAAAAGCTGTCGACCTGGATGGATCATTTGAATACTTCAACATCGTTTTTGCCCAAATTAAAACCGACAAGCAACTTAGCATCTATCCGAATCCTTCAGACGGGGACAGGGTAGTAATACAACTTAACTTTGAACCCTTGCAGATTGCAAAAATACAGGTAAGCGACTTGACCGGTGCTGTTGTTGCCGAGGCAATGGTTACGGGTATGGAGGTTGAATTTGAGTTTTCAAATCAATTAAAGCCCGGGATTTACATGGTCTCTTATTATTCGCTAGGCTTTAAGCATACCGAACGCATGCTGGTTCGGAATTAA
- a CDS encoding polysaccharide biosynthesis C-terminal domain-containing protein — MGTLKKLAGDTVIYGASSILGRLLNYLLVPYYTHVFASGEYGVVTEMYAYAAFFNVLYTYGLETAYFRFATMNKDGEPAVFNYATTAILFTSIVLSGILILLATPIVNYLHYPGKENFIIWFALIFAIDAVMAIPFAKLRLEGKSKQFALAKLGNIGLNIGFNLFFLSVCPAVLRGHAWASLKPFIESFYNPSLGVDYVFLSNLLANAALVFFLWNVLRKLTITFDWLKLKPLLIYAYPILFAGLAWVTNEMLSRLALRFWLPDNFYAGKTSAEALGIFGAVYKFSVFMTLAVQAFRYAAEPFFFSKAAEKNSKALFSKVSHGFILFGCIILLAVSTNLDVLEHILRRPEYREGMHVVPILLLANLFLGIYYNVSIWYKLTDKTYYSTWIAIGGAILTIVLNYFLIPVAGYEGSSWVTLIVYFLMAVVCYAIGQRYYPIPYPVIKDLTYMAVTILLIYMVNGIEFSNLWAALSVKLAIVLAFSGMIYVVEFKKFKAKAS; from the coding sequence ATGGGCACACTTAAAAAACTGGCTGGCGATACAGTAATCTACGGGGCAAGCAGCATACTGGGGCGCTTGCTCAATTATTTATTGGTTCCTTATTACACCCACGTTTTTGCCAGTGGCGAATACGGTGTGGTTACCGAAATGTATGCCTATGCAGCCTTCTTCAACGTGTTGTATACCTACGGCCTCGAAACTGCTTACTTTCGTTTTGCCACCATGAATAAAGATGGCGAACCAGCAGTTTTCAATTACGCTACCACTGCCATACTATTTACCAGTATCGTTCTTTCCGGCATTCTTATCTTACTGGCCACGCCCATCGTTAATTACCTGCACTATCCCGGGAAAGAAAACTTCATCATTTGGTTTGCCCTCATTTTTGCCATCGATGCAGTAATGGCCATTCCGTTTGCCAAGCTCCGCCTGGAAGGAAAATCAAAACAGTTTGCCCTGGCCAAGCTTGGTAATATCGGATTGAACATCGGCTTTAACCTTTTCTTCCTCAGTGTTTGCCCTGCCGTTTTACGAGGTCATGCGTGGGCATCTTTAAAACCCTTCATCGAAAGTTTTTATAATCCATCACTTGGGGTCGATTATGTTTTTCTCTCCAATTTATTGGCAAATGCTGCGCTGGTTTTCTTTTTATGGAATGTGTTGCGCAAGCTTACAATCACGTTCGATTGGTTAAAGCTAAAACCTCTCCTCATTTATGCGTATCCTATACTGTTTGCAGGACTTGCATGGGTAACCAACGAAATGTTATCGCGCTTGGCGCTGCGCTTTTGGTTGCCGGATAATTTTTATGCCGGCAAAACCAGCGCTGAAGCCTTGGGCATTTTTGGCGCGGTCTATAAGTTCTCGGTATTTATGACGTTAGCCGTGCAGGCTTTCCGTTACGCTGCCGAACCATTCTTTTTTTCCAAAGCAGCCGAAAAAAATTCGAAAGCGTTGTTCAGTAAAGTTTCGCATGGCTTCATCTTATTCGGGTGTATAATTTTATTGGCAGTGAGTACCAACCTTGATGTGCTTGAACATATTTTAAGGCGACCTGAGTATCGTGAAGGAATGCATGTGGTACCCATCTTGTTACTGGCCAATTTGTTTCTGGGCATTTATTATAACGTTTCAATCTGGTATAAATTAACGGATAAAACGTATTACAGCACCTGGATTGCCATAGGCGGTGCCATACTTACCATAGTGTTGAATTATTTCCTCATTCCGGTGGCCGGTTATGAGGGCAGCAGTTGGGTTACGTTAATTGTTTACTTTTTAATGGCTGTTGTTTGTTATGCCATTGGGCAACGCTATTACCCAATTCCCTATCCGGTAATAAAAGACCTGACCTATATGGCCGTTACCATATTACTGATATATATGGTTAACGGGATTGAGTTCAGCAACCTATGGGCAGCACTTTCTGTAAAGCTTGCCATTGTACTTGCCTTCTCCGGTATGATTTATGTCGTGGAATTTAAAAAATTTAAGGCGAAAGCCAGTTGA